A region of Salvelinus alpinus chromosome 24, SLU_Salpinus.1, whole genome shotgun sequence DNA encodes the following proteins:
- the rab34b gene encoding ras-related protein Rab-34 isoform X1 has product MLPPVRRDRIIAQLPECFTPAAALHTKDVFHSQVKAACQGQKTGAVGFNIAKVIVVGDVAVGKTCLLSRFCKDSFDKNYKATIGVDFEMERFEVLGVPFSLQLWDTAGQERFKCIASTYYRGAQAIIVVFDLSCVTSLDNARQWLEDAMKENDPSSVLLFLVGTKKDLSSPDQLAYMEQEAIRLSEEIRAEYWTVSAKSGESIREFFFRVASLTFEANVLAELEKTGSRRVGDIITTCFLQESQRAQKKSTNQPRGKQPAADGEGYTSHTGQHYTGQHRTTQHRTTLHRTTQDNTTQKDTIQDNTTTQHSTGQHNT; this is encoded by the exons ATGTTGCCACCTGTGAGGAGAGACCGCATCATCGCTCAGCTTCcagag tgTTTTACCCCAGCCGCAGCGCTACACACTAAAGATGTCTTCCACTCGCAGGTCAAGGCTGCCTGTCAGGGGCAAAAGACGGGCGCAGTGGG CTTTAACATCGCCAAGGTGATTGTGGTAGGGGATGTGGCAGTTGGGAAGACATGTCTGCTCAGCAG gTTCTGTAAGGACTCTTTTGATAAGAACTATAAGGCCACCATCGGAGTGGATTTTGAGATGGAGCGGTTTGAAGTGTTGGGGGTGCCTTTCAGTTTACAGCT atgggACACAGCGGGTCAGGAGAGGTTCAAGTGCATCGCCTCCACATATTACAGAGGAGCACAAG CCATCATAGTGGTATTTGACCTGAGCTGTGTGACCTCTCTGGACAACGCCAG GCAGTGGCTGGAGGATGCTATGAAGGAGAACGATCCCTCCAGTGTTCTGCTGTTCCTGGTCGGAACCAAGAAGGACCTCAGT tCTCCTGATCAGTTGGCCTACATGGAGCAGGAGGCCATTAGACTGTCAGAGGAGATCAGAGCAGAGTACTGGACTGTGTCTGCTAAGTCAG gggAGAGTATCAGGGAGTTTTTCTTCCGGGTAGCGTCTCTAACCTTTGAGGCCAATGTGCTGGCAGAGCTCGAGAAGACTGGCTCCAGACGTGTTGGTGACATTATCA CAACATGTTTCCTGCAGGAATCACAGAGAGCACAGAAGAAGAGTACAAACCAACCAAGAGGAAAGCAACCTGCTGCTGATGGGGAAGGATACACTTCACACACAGGACAACActacacaggacaacacaggacaacacaacacaggacaacactacacaggacaacacaggacaacactacacagaaagacacaatacaggacaacacaacaacacaacacagcacaggacaacacaacacataa
- the rab34b gene encoding ras-related protein Rab-34 isoform X2, with translation MLPPVRRDRIIAQLPECFTPAAALHTKDVFHSQVKAACQGQKTGAVGFNIAKVIVVGDVAVGKTCLLSRFCKDSFDKNYKATIGVDFEMERFEVLGVPFSLQLWDTAGQERFKCIASTYYRGAQAIIVVFDLSCVTSLDNARQWLEDAMKENDPSSVLLFLVGTKKDLSSPDQLAYMEQEAIRLSEEIRAEYWTVSAKSGESIREFFFRVASLTFEANVLAELEKTGSRRVGDIIRITESTEEEYKPTKRKATCC, from the exons ATGTTGCCACCTGTGAGGAGAGACCGCATCATCGCTCAGCTTCcagag tgTTTTACCCCAGCCGCAGCGCTACACACTAAAGATGTCTTCCACTCGCAGGTCAAGGCTGCCTGTCAGGGGCAAAAGACGGGCGCAGTGGG CTTTAACATCGCCAAGGTGATTGTGGTAGGGGATGTGGCAGTTGGGAAGACATGTCTGCTCAGCAG gTTCTGTAAGGACTCTTTTGATAAGAACTATAAGGCCACCATCGGAGTGGATTTTGAGATGGAGCGGTTTGAAGTGTTGGGGGTGCCTTTCAGTTTACAGCT atgggACACAGCGGGTCAGGAGAGGTTCAAGTGCATCGCCTCCACATATTACAGAGGAGCACAAG CCATCATAGTGGTATTTGACCTGAGCTGTGTGACCTCTCTGGACAACGCCAG GCAGTGGCTGGAGGATGCTATGAAGGAGAACGATCCCTCCAGTGTTCTGCTGTTCCTGGTCGGAACCAAGAAGGACCTCAGT tCTCCTGATCAGTTGGCCTACATGGAGCAGGAGGCCATTAGACTGTCAGAGGAGATCAGAGCAGAGTACTGGACTGTGTCTGCTAAGTCAG gggAGAGTATCAGGGAGTTTTTCTTCCGGGTAGCGTCTCTAACCTTTGAGGCCAATGTGCTGGCAGAGCTCGAGAAGACTGGCTCCAGACGTGTTGGTGACATTATCA GAATCACAGAGAGCACAGAAGAAGAGTACAAACCAACCAAGAGGAAAGCAACCTGCTGCTGA